Part of the candidate division KSB1 bacterium genome, TTTATGCAGATTCGTCATTTCTTCATCTCGATCTCTTTAGTCACCGCAACCAATTCCTGAGCACCAACTAGAGCCGGCAAAGGCGATGTGAATCGCTTTCTTCGCTATCTCCGGTTATCTGCTGGCAAAAACTGAAGAAGGCAAGCAGAAGAAATTCCATTCAGAAAAAGTTTTTAAAATGCTTTCACTTTCATTGTTATTTTGTCGAAGGAAAGGACTCCAGCATCCGTTTTACTGCCATTGTAATCTTGACACGAGTGTCCTCAAGGTCGAGCTCTCCTTGAGATACAATCCTCGATGCCGACCCGCGCCAGAGTAGTTCACTGGTTCTGGCATCTACGAAATCCAAAACCAAAGTACCCTCTTTATATGATAATTTCACTGATTTGTCCGTTTTGTAATCAGTGCGATAGCTCTGATCATGAGAATATATTTTGTCCTGAACTCTAAGGTGGTATGTTATGGAGAAATCGGGGCCTTCAAATGTCCTGGTATAGCCTCGTCTCTCTAACTCCCTATTAACAACTTCCTTTATATGTTTGTCTATCTGTTGCCGATTCGCAATCGGGTTGGTAAGATACTCAAACGGCTTTTCTTGCTGCTCAAGCCAGGTAAATGTCTTCATTCGACTGAAATCAAATCCCTCATTATATTCCTGCTTTATTCTCATCCCGGAACAATTCACTGCCGCGACCAGCAGAAGACTTAACAGAAGCCTAATAAATCTCATGATCAAAAAACCTCCTTTTCACCTGACGGTAGTTATAGTTGTGATGACGTTACTCTGGCCGCCTTTTTTCGCCTTGATTCGTACGGCCATATCTATAATTGTTCCTTCTTCGGATAATCAAATGAAATAAATTTGCCCTTTCCTGGCGAAACTTCTTGCCAAGAATCCACATTGAATTCAATTACAAATATGCCAGAGGTTGGTATATTATCAACTTCATAATTGGTAAGATAGTGAGCCAACGAAGTAAACCCGGGATT contains:
- a CDS encoding DUF4136 domain-containing protein; the encoded protein is MRFIRLLLSLLLVAAVNCSGMRIKQEYNEGFDFSRMKTFTWLEQQEKPFEYLTNPIANRQQIDKHIKEVVNRELERRGYTRTFEGPDFSITYHLRVQDKIYSHDQSYRTDYKTDKSVKLSYKEGTLVLDFVDARTSELLWRGSASRIVSQGELDLEDTRVKITMAVKRMLESFPSTK